A DNA window from Campylobacter lari contains the following coding sequences:
- a CDS encoding MFS transporter, with product MYTQISYKKFFWINISVVITLALNLRAPITSIGPMIEHIQEYYNINSTLAGMLTTLPLIAFGLISFFVAYFSQIKALFFALILIVFGEVIRSYGGTIGLFSGVFLIGAGIAIANVLLPSFVKEKFSKNTYKIMGLYGSIIGLSSIAGVALSLPLLKFFDVPQAMFFWAILALIALIFYFPHLKNKRLLRPKKKNINKVNIFLNLTAWKVTIVMGLQSFLSYSLFAWLSVMISEKGFGIDFGSNVLLLSQIIGMPVAFLLPIILGKLRSRAKSFAIVMLGFLYFLSFMMIFLFKVKAILFLAAIFLGFASSGVFTISLLFIAIKSSNSIIAAKLSAMSQGIGYLIAAQSPWIIGMLHDNFRNFTSGFIMLIVVAIILNIFVFLAYKAPVIK from the coding sequence ATGTACACACAAATTTCATATAAAAAATTCTTTTGGATTAATATTTCAGTTGTGATTACTCTTGCTTTAAATTTAAGAGCACCTATAACTTCCATAGGTCCTATGATAGAACATATTCAAGAATATTACAATATCAATTCTACTTTAGCAGGTATGCTAACAACCTTACCTTTAATAGCTTTTGGTCTTATATCGTTTTTTGTAGCGTATTTTTCACAAATTAAAGCTTTGTTTTTTGCCTTAATTTTGATTGTCTTTGGAGAAGTTATTAGAAGTTATGGAGGAACTATAGGTTTATTTTCTGGGGTTTTTTTGATAGGAGCAGGCATTGCAATAGCTAATGTTTTATTACCTTCTTTTGTAAAAGAAAAATTTTCTAAAAATACTTATAAGATAATGGGTTTATATGGATCAATTATAGGCTTATCTTCAATTGCTGGCGTGGCCTTATCGCTTCCTTTGCTTAAATTTTTTGATGTACCTCAAGCTATGTTTTTTTGGGCTATATTGGCTTTAATTGCTTTGATTTTTTATTTTCCACATTTGAAAAATAAAAGATTATTACGCCCTAAAAAGAAAAATATTAATAAAGTGAATATCTTTTTAAACTTAACAGCCTGGAAAGTTACTATTGTAATGGGATTGCAAAGTTTTTTATCTTATAGTCTTTTTGCATGGCTTAGTGTGATGATTAGTGAAAAGGGCTTTGGAATTGACTTTGGTTCTAATGTTTTATTATTATCTCAAATCATAGGGATGCCCGTGGCATTTTTACTACCTATCATTTTAGGAAAGCTTAGATCTCGTGCTAAAAGTTTTGCTATAGTGATGTTAGGGTTTTTGTATTTTTTAAGTTTTATGATGATTTTTCTTTTTAAGGTAAAAGCGATTTTGTTTTTAGCGGCTATTTTTTTAGGTTTTGCTTCTAGTGGAGTTTTTACAATTTCGTTATTATTTATTGCTATCAAAAGCTCAAATTCTATCATAGCGGCTAAACTTTCTGCTATGTCGCAAGGTATAGGGTATTTAATAGCTGCTCAATCACCTTGGATTATAGGCATGCTTCATGATAATTTTAGAAATTTCACTTCAGGCTTTATTATGCTTATTGTGGTAGCTATAATACTTAACATTTTTGTATTTTTAGCATATAAGGCTCCTGTGATTAAGTGA